The Puntigrus tetrazona isolate hp1 chromosome 3, ASM1883169v1, whole genome shotgun sequence genome contains a region encoding:
- the LOC122341848 gene encoding uncharacterized protein LOC122341848, which translates to MHHFSDASTCGYGQCSYLRMINENDEIHCTFLIGKARVSPSKIITIPRLELTAAVVSVRMSNMLREELNLTNVDEFFWTDSKVVLGYINNDARRFHTFVANRVQKIRQSTEPEQWLYVPTDENPADIASRGRTINELLSSNWFSGPSFLWEREITTSDVVLDLPVGDPEVKKIQTLQTKTTESKDLVDHLSKFSSWSKATKAIARLLRWIKRDKASSPASVSEQEDARCWHAPKRNFQIGDIVMDIDETLPRSEWRLGRITETVLSSDGLVRKAKIALGDKRLNKKGERVHKTSIVERPAQKLVLLLEAE; encoded by the coding sequence ATGCATCATTTCTCTGATGCAAGTACCTGTGGTTACGGTCAGTGTTCCTATCTGAGAATGATAAATGAGAATGATGAAATTCATTGCACTTTTCTCATTGGCAAAGCCCGGGTCTCTCCTTCAAAGATCATTACTATACCGAGACTAGAGTTAACGGCAGCTGTGGTATCAGTCAGGATGAGCAATATGCTCAGAGAAGAGCTTAACCTCACTAATGTTGACGAATTCTTTTGGACTGACTCAAAGGTGGTTTTGGGTTACATAAATAATGACGCTCGTCGTTTTCACACGTTTGTAGCCAATAGAGTTCAAAAAATACGTCAAAGTACAGAACCTGAACAATGGCTGTATGTCCCAACGGATGAAAATCCAGCAGACATTGCTTCTAGAGGAAGGACAATAAATGAACTGCTCTCATCTAACTGGTTCTCTGGTCCCTCATTCTTGTGGGAAAGGGAAATAACAACCTCAGATGTTGTGCTGGATCTCCCAGTAGGAGACCCAGAAGTAAAGAAAATTCAGACATTACAAACGAAGACCACAGAAAGTAAAGATCTTGTGGATCACTTATCCAAGTTCTCTTCTTGGTCTAAAGCTACCAAAGCCATTGCACGTCTTCTGAGATGGATCAAGAGGGATAAAGCAAGTTCACCGGCTTCTGTAAGTGAACAAGAGGATGCTAGATGCTGGCATGCTCCAAAAAGGAACTTTCAAATTGGTGACATAGTCATGGATATTGATGAAACCTTACCAAGGAGTGAATGGAGGCTTGGAAGGATTACTGAGACTGTTCTGAGTTCAGATGGACTGGTAAGAAAGGCCAAAATAGCACTTGGTGACAAAAGACTAAACAAGAAAGGAGAACGAGTTCATAAAACCTCAATAGTAGAAAGGCCAGCTCAGAAGTTGGTCTTATTATTGGAAGCAGAGTGA